The Chitinophaga flava genome has a segment encoding these proteins:
- a CDS encoding outer membrane beta-barrel family protein, translating to MFNVRIFVFITMLLLAGSLTHGQTTSKTITIKGALADSLTKAPIPFATVVVTQTDKKVIQSTLTDEKGSFLLKTPEKTNLVLYITYVGYNTYSAAIAPVAGLADLGRIYLAARTGVLNEVVVNGKKPIIQSMGDKLIYNAASDIGNKSGSAEDVLRKAPMVTVSPDGEIKLRGNGNIKILLNGLPSGLLAKNLKEALKMIPASSIESIEVITSPSAKYEAEGAAGVINITTKKKMNGTGGSIDLSAGNLEQMVSGSLNMTKGKFSVNLNLDGGMEKARTVTDLDRTSLSDGISIGRLIQTNDETQKSKGAFGILGVEYRVDSSQKIGASVSYWNGNWPSESQINSLYSDKKGVTAYNQYSEQKGQVNYTEFSLNYQKKFKRPAQELQLVTQYSKANEQASYMTDQFDLSGQRYFREISPNTGYNKEFFFQADYVQPLDRAGNHLLEVGGRYSKNNSSSDYTVFTNNYIPGSAIMIEDPSRANVMSYFQDIAAGYLNLKIKTRKDWQFRLGGRYEHTSLGGDFKGPQPSFRSQFNNFVSSVMVNKRINDIHDLKLSYTERIRRPWIWDLNPYVNASDPRNLTFGNPELRPEINRMLELVHNYTAPSGFNLNSSLYFHSNSNTIESLRTVDSLGISRTTQQNIASNRRLGGNVFTGLQFNKSWTMTLGAEFYHVWFKSKALNIGNDASFYSFSINSAYELPKDFTLQFSGDYSNGYVTLQGRTTANYTYRLSARKEFWDKKAGITLSFNNPFQQSFLQRSTATAPSFNSNTTSWYYNRSFSVAFSWKFGTLRSSGDNEKEMEEGTGEKGPRRGRSH from the coding sequence ATGTTTAATGTAAGAATCTTCGTATTTATAACCATGCTATTACTGGCCGGCAGTTTAACCCACGGTCAGACTACCTCAAAAACGATTACCATCAAGGGTGCCCTGGCAGATTCCTTAACCAAAGCCCCCATTCCATTTGCCACGGTGGTAGTTACCCAAACCGATAAGAAGGTTATTCAATCCACTTTAACGGATGAAAAAGGCAGTTTTTTGCTGAAAACACCGGAAAAGACCAATTTGGTATTGTACATCACCTATGTCGGATACAATACTTACAGCGCCGCAATTGCTCCTGTTGCCGGCCTGGCTGATCTGGGCCGTATCTATCTGGCAGCCAGAACAGGAGTATTGAATGAAGTGGTGGTAAATGGAAAAAAGCCCATCATCCAGAGTATGGGTGATAAGCTGATCTACAATGCGGCATCAGATATCGGTAACAAGTCAGGTTCCGCTGAAGATGTACTGCGTAAAGCGCCCATGGTTACCGTTAGCCCCGACGGGGAGATAAAATTGAGAGGGAATGGAAATATTAAAATTTTGTTGAATGGACTCCCTTCCGGTTTGCTAGCCAAAAATCTGAAAGAGGCGCTGAAAATGATCCCCGCCAGTTCTATAGAATCGATAGAAGTGATCACTTCCCCTTCTGCTAAATATGAGGCGGAAGGCGCTGCCGGCGTGATTAACATCACCACGAAAAAGAAAATGAATGGTACTGGTGGCAGCATCGACCTGAGCGCCGGCAACCTGGAACAAATGGTGAGCGGTAGCCTGAACATGACCAAGGGGAAGTTCAGTGTTAACCTGAACCTGGATGGTGGTATGGAGAAGGCCCGGACGGTTACTGACCTGGACAGGACCTCCTTGTCAGACGGGATTTCCATTGGCCGCCTGATTCAAACGAATGACGAAACACAAAAGTCCAAAGGTGCTTTTGGTATATTGGGAGTGGAATACCGGGTAGACTCTTCACAGAAAATCGGCGCCAGCGTATCTTACTGGAATGGCAACTGGCCCTCTGAAAGCCAGATCAATAGCCTTTATTCAGATAAAAAAGGAGTAACTGCGTATAACCAGTACAGTGAGCAGAAGGGGCAGGTGAACTACACAGAGTTTTCATTGAACTATCAAAAAAAATTCAAACGCCCTGCACAGGAACTGCAGTTAGTCACTCAATATAGCAAGGCCAATGAGCAAGCCAGTTATATGACAGACCAGTTCGACCTTTCCGGGCAACGTTATTTCCGGGAGATAAGTCCTAATACAGGCTATAATAAAGAATTCTTTTTTCAGGCCGATTATGTGCAGCCACTGGACCGTGCCGGTAATCATCTGCTGGAAGTAGGTGGCCGCTACAGTAAAAACAATTCCAGCAGCGACTATACTGTTTTTACCAACAACTACATACCCGGCAGCGCAATTATGATAGAAGATCCTAGCCGCGCCAATGTGATGTCTTATTTCCAGGATATTGCAGCGGGTTATCTGAACCTCAAAATCAAAACCCGGAAGGACTGGCAGTTCAGGCTGGGAGGGCGTTATGAGCATACCAGCCTCGGTGGCGATTTTAAAGGCCCGCAACCCTCTTTCCGTAGTCAGTTCAATAACTTTGTTTCCAGTGTCATGGTCAACAAAAGGATCAACGATATCCATGACCTGAAGCTGAGTTACACCGAGCGTATCCGCCGGCCCTGGATCTGGGACCTTAACCCTTATGTCAATGCCAGTGATCCCCGCAACCTGACCTTCGGTAACCCGGAGCTAAGGCCCGAAATCAACCGGATGCTGGAACTAGTACATAACTATACGGCGCCTTCCGGTTTTAACCTGAATTCAAGTCTTTACTTCCATTCCAATAGTAATACGATTGAATCGCTGAGAACAGTGGACAGTTTGGGTATCTCCCGTACAACACAGCAAAACATCGCCTCCAACAGGCGTTTGGGTGGTAATGTCTTTACCGGCCTGCAGTTTAATAAAAGCTGGACCATGACCTTAGGCGCTGAGTTCTACCATGTATGGTTCAAAAGCAAAGCCCTTAACATCGGGAATGATGCCAGCTTTTATTCATTCAGCATCAATAGCGCCTATGAGCTGCCGAAAGATTTTACACTGCAGTTTTCGGGAGATTATAGCAATGGGTATGTTACCCTTCAGGGACGGACTACCGCTAACTACACCTATCGCTTGTCTGCCCGCAAGGAATTCTGGGATAAAAAAGCCGGTATCACGCTGAGCTTCAACAACCCTTTCCAGCAATCATTCCTGCAACGTAGTACTGCCACGGCCCCTTCCTTTAACAGTAACACTACCTCCTGGTACTATAACCGGTCTTTTTCTGTAGCCTTCAGCTGGAAGTTTGGAACACTGCGTTCCAGCGGTGATAATGAGAAAGAGATGGAAGAAGGAACAGGAGAGAAAGGCCCGCGCAGAGGCAGAAGTCATTAG
- a CDS encoding pyridoxal phosphate-dependent decarboxylase family protein yields MHTDQTIFAAPAPAASTSNKLLKDIFYQETGPEYFQAVEKAREKVIDFLYNTRQPFSGIKPATIQDAVYSINLDTPLADYDELLTEVNEIYIKHATAFHLPQYIAHLNCPVVIPALAAEVIISAINSSQDTYDQSAGGTFIERRLIDWTAREIGYTHADGIFNSGGTQSNLMGLLLARDHFAINTLGHSIKKDGLPPQAHRFRIFASDKAHFSNLKNAALLGLGEQAIVKVPTDKRFRMDAQALKAAIDEQLNQGNIPVAIVATAGTTDFGNIDPLKSIAAIAADYRLWMHVDAAYGCGLLLSNKHRRLLDGIELADSITIDYHKSFFQPISSSALLVKNKSTLELVKHHADYLNPEEQDYDELPAQVNKSITQITRRFDALKLWCTLRIMGKHKLGIYTDMMIDTAAATAALLQQDPDFDLLSSSDLGILVFRFKPGSLKTDLSALNQAIKKSLFFEGAFIVAGTKVNGNFYLKFTILNPVTTVADIRTILEAIKSRGYSLIEG; encoded by the coding sequence ATGCATACTGATCAGACTATTTTCGCTGCTCCCGCCCCTGCGGCAAGCACCTCCAATAAACTACTGAAAGATATTTTTTATCAGGAAACAGGCCCCGAATACTTCCAGGCAGTGGAAAAGGCCCGTGAAAAAGTGATAGACTTCCTGTACAATACCAGACAGCCTTTCAGCGGTATTAAGCCCGCAACTATACAGGATGCCGTATACAGCATCAATCTTGATACTCCGCTGGCTGATTATGATGAACTGTTGACAGAAGTCAACGAGATCTATATCAAACACGCAACAGCTTTCCATCTGCCTCAATACATTGCTCATCTCAACTGCCCGGTGGTGATCCCTGCATTGGCAGCAGAGGTGATCATCAGTGCCATCAATTCTTCACAGGATACTTACGACCAGAGCGCCGGCGGAACATTCATCGAACGAAGGCTCATCGACTGGACAGCCCGGGAAATAGGCTACACCCATGCTGACGGCATCTTTAATTCGGGTGGCACACAATCCAATCTGATGGGACTTCTGCTGGCCCGTGATCACTTCGCCATCAATACACTTGGGCATTCGATCAAAAAAGACGGCCTTCCTCCGCAGGCACACCGGTTCAGAATCTTCGCTTCCGACAAAGCACATTTCAGTAACCTGAAAAATGCGGCCCTGCTGGGATTGGGAGAACAGGCCATTGTGAAAGTTCCAACAGACAAACGTTTCCGCATGGATGCACAAGCCCTGAAAGCCGCTATCGACGAGCAGCTTAATCAGGGTAACATCCCCGTGGCTATTGTGGCCACCGCCGGCACCACGGATTTCGGCAATATCGATCCATTAAAATCCATCGCCGCCATCGCGGCAGACTACCGGTTATGGATGCACGTAGATGCTGCCTATGGCTGCGGACTACTGCTCTCCAATAAACACCGCCGCCTCCTCGACGGCATAGAACTCGCAGACTCCATTACGATAGACTACCATAAATCCTTCTTCCAACCTATCAGCAGCAGTGCCCTTCTTGTAAAAAACAAATCAACCCTCGAGCTGGTAAAACATCATGCAGACTACCTCAACCCTGAAGAACAGGACTATGACGAGCTGCCTGCACAGGTCAACAAATCCATCACCCAAATCACCCGCCGCTTCGATGCGCTCAAACTCTGGTGCACCCTGCGGATCATGGGCAAACACAAACTCGGTATATATACCGATATGATGATCGACACAGCAGCTGCTACTGCAGCCCTCCTGCAACAGGACCCTGATTTTGATCTGCTCAGCAGTTCAGACCTGGGCATACTGGTATTCCGCTTTAAACCAGGCTCCCTGAAAACAGATTTGTCGGCCCTGAACCAGGCTATTAAGAAGTCGCTTTTCTTTGAAGGCGCCTTCATTGTGGCCGGAACCAAAGTAAACGGGAACTTCTACCTGAAGTTCACCATCCTCAACCCTGTTACTACGGTAGCGGATATACGTACAATACTCGAGGCTATTAAATCCAGAGGATATAGTCTGATAGAAGGATAA
- a CDS encoding sterol desaturase family protein — translation MTLPLLLGKITSTFGYIVLGLVILEWIILVVTKKMESNREGWVNVFSYVLDSFPYFFLGKFIIFGTMMWMYEHRLFTAGYAWYVWILAYLSYDFMFWLVHYLGHKVRFFWCIHGVHHTAEEMKLTVAVRGSFLGFIHMPLTVIGLPILGFDPFMIFICEAIARLYGLYEHVNDHFDDIAGKQRWLEFLFITPSVHRVHHAKNPIYLDRNYGETFSIWDKIFRTFQTEIDQVKPVYGLLNEHINSKNLLQVQLLLWRDLWTDIKRAPGFKNKLLYLIMPPGWNHIDGGKMAAQYRAEGWKALQDEKKKKNNTYAY, via the coding sequence ATGACACTCCCGCTGCTACTGGGGAAAATAACGAGCACCTTCGGTTACATTGTGCTTGGACTTGTGATACTGGAATGGATAATACTCGTGGTGACTAAAAAAATGGAAAGCAACCGGGAAGGCTGGGTCAACGTGTTCTCTTATGTGCTGGACAGTTTTCCTTACTTCTTCCTTGGTAAGTTCATCATTTTTGGTACGATGATGTGGATGTACGAACACCGCCTCTTCACAGCCGGCTATGCCTGGTATGTCTGGATACTGGCTTACCTCTCCTATGATTTTATGTTCTGGCTGGTGCACTACCTGGGGCATAAGGTAAGGTTCTTTTGGTGTATACATGGCGTTCATCATACTGCAGAAGAAATGAAACTGACAGTAGCCGTACGGGGTTCTTTTCTGGGGTTTATTCATATGCCCCTCACCGTTATAGGACTACCGATACTGGGTTTTGATCCGTTTATGATTTTTATATGTGAAGCGATTGCAAGACTCTATGGGCTGTATGAACATGTGAATGATCATTTTGACGATATAGCCGGTAAACAGCGATGGCTGGAGTTTCTATTTATCACCCCTTCCGTACACAGAGTACATCATGCTAAAAACCCCATCTATCTTGACAGGAACTATGGCGAAACCTTCTCCATATGGGACAAGATCTTCCGCACCTTTCAAACAGAGATAGATCAGGTTAAACCGGTATACGGCCTGCTGAATGAACACATCAACAGCAAAAACCTCCTCCAGGTACAACTACTGCTGTGGCGCGACCTCTGGACCGATATAAAACGCGCGCCAGGATTCAAAAACAAACTCCTTTATCTGATAATGCCTCCCGGCTGGAACCATATCGATGGCGGTAAAATGGCCGCCCAATACCGCGCAGAAGGCTGGAAAGCATTGCAGGATGAAAAGAAGAAAAAAAATAATACATATGCATACTGA
- a CDS encoding IucA/IucC family protein, with amino-acid sequence MYNNETILHTPEQVISHLQPAIWARVNRLHVAKIISEFSHELLLQPEWISDEQEWSHYQLQAPESAITYFFRASILHLHHWSIDQESIRKVNNGQEQPLDSLLLIQEFSSLLNISPENLPAYLEEITSTLNGSAYTMSQSRPSIEALVQSGYQDIEHAMTSGHPCFIANNGRIGFDAHDYRKYAPEADQPIQLVWLAGHKSRTLYNAVDELPYHQLIEDELGTAVLASFREKLTDKGLSADDYFFIPVHPWQWYNKLAIICAPDLANQHLVCLGYSPDEYNAQQSIRTFYNLTHPEKHYTKTALSILNMGFVRGLTPYYMDSTPPITTWIREYVGADPYLKQCGFHLLCEVAAVGYRNMYYEPFGKHVPYNKMLAGLWRESPAKVLQPGEQLMTMAALLHTEFDGKALLPALIAASGLSVQAWLQCYLRVYLTPLLHCFYEHDLVFMPHGENLILVLENHVPVKAIMKDITEEISVFRMNTDIPEKGRRICVTVPEALKILSILTDVFDCFFRFLNNILVTKCDYPEEAFWQQVADCVYAYQIDHPQHADKFERYDMFMPEFMLSCLNRLQLRNHYQMVDLADPAGSLQLAGMLQNPITPFKRPATSTLLTSAQGKI; translated from the coding sequence ATGTATAACAACGAAACCATCCTTCACACGCCCGAACAGGTGATCAGCCATCTGCAACCAGCGATCTGGGCCCGTGTCAACAGGCTACATGTCGCTAAAATCATCAGCGAATTCTCTCATGAGCTGCTGCTACAGCCGGAATGGATCAGCGACGAACAGGAATGGTCCCATTACCAGCTACAGGCACCTGAATCAGCCATCACTTATTTTTTCAGAGCCAGCATACTCCATCTTCATCACTGGTCCATTGACCAGGAAAGTATCCGTAAAGTAAATAACGGTCAGGAGCAGCCACTGGACAGCCTCCTGCTGATACAGGAATTCAGCAGCCTGCTCAATATCAGCCCGGAAAATCTACCGGCCTACCTCGAAGAAATTACCAGCACCCTTAACGGCAGCGCCTACACGATGAGCCAGTCCAGGCCCTCCATAGAAGCACTTGTACAATCAGGTTACCAGGATATCGAACATGCCATGACCTCCGGCCATCCCTGCTTTATAGCCAACAATGGCCGCATAGGTTTTGATGCCCATGATTACAGGAAATATGCGCCGGAAGCTGATCAGCCCATACAACTCGTTTGGCTGGCAGGCCACAAAAGCAGGACCCTCTATAATGCCGTAGATGAACTTCCATACCACCAACTGATAGAAGATGAACTGGGAACAGCAGTACTGGCATCATTCAGAGAAAAACTCACTGACAAAGGGCTTTCAGCAGATGATTATTTTTTTATTCCCGTACATCCCTGGCAGTGGTACAACAAGCTGGCCATCATCTGCGCTCCCGACCTTGCCAATCAGCATCTGGTATGCCTCGGTTACAGCCCTGATGAGTATAATGCACAGCAGTCCATCCGCACTTTCTATAATCTTACCCATCCGGAAAAACACTATACCAAAACAGCACTTTCCATTCTGAATATGGGTTTTGTTCGAGGGCTCACGCCTTACTATATGGACAGTACCCCACCTATTACTACCTGGATACGGGAGTATGTAGGCGCAGATCCGTACCTGAAACAATGCGGCTTCCACCTGCTATGCGAAGTGGCCGCCGTAGGCTATCGCAATATGTATTACGAGCCTTTCGGCAAACACGTGCCCTACAATAAAATGCTGGCAGGTTTGTGGAGAGAAAGTCCGGCTAAAGTGCTGCAACCTGGTGAGCAATTGATGACCATGGCCGCCCTCCTGCATACTGAGTTTGACGGCAAAGCCCTATTACCCGCACTGATAGCAGCTTCCGGCCTTTCTGTACAGGCATGGCTGCAATGTTATCTGCGCGTTTATCTTACGCCCCTGCTCCACTGCTTTTATGAACACGACCTGGTGTTTATGCCACATGGCGAAAACCTCATCCTGGTGCTGGAGAACCATGTACCGGTGAAAGCCATCATGAAAGATATCACGGAAGAGATCAGCGTATTCCGTATGAATACTGACATTCCGGAGAAGGGAAGGCGTATATGCGTCACCGTTCCCGAAGCGTTGAAAATACTCAGTATCCTCACGGATGTATTTGACTGTTTCTTCCGTTTCCTGAATAATATCCTGGTCACAAAATGTGATTATCCGGAAGAAGCCTTCTGGCAGCAGGTGGCCGACTGCGTGTATGCCTACCAGATAGATCATCCGCAGCATGCAGATAAATTTGAGCGATATGATATGTTTATGCCGGAATTTATGCTTTCCTGTCTGAACCGACTGCAGCTGCGTAATCATTACCAGATGGTAGACCTGGCCGATCCCGCTGGCAGCCTGCAACTCGCCGGCATGCTACAGAATCCTATCACGCCGTTTAAACGCCCTGCCACCTCCACCCTATTAACCAGCGCTCAGGGTAAGATCTAA
- a CDS encoding GNAT family N-acetyltransferase — protein sequence MKKATAPLHIMPVYQDNNHPLGLVELWPMDLTHDTPEIYQWVTQPYARYWGMTDKSYKQVLAEYTTICHNEHAAALIGKINSKTTFLCEYYDPAHDPIGSHYDPEPGDVGMHILLGPPEQRIPGFSWQVFSIIMDFLFENPYHDRVVVEPDIHNEKIHRLNKRAGFTYVKEIQLPHKTAALAFCTRSQYFQAKKNN from the coding sequence ATGAAAAAAGCAACAGCCCCCTTACATATCATGCCTGTCTATCAGGATAACAATCATCCGTTGGGACTTGTAGAGCTGTGGCCTATGGACCTCACCCATGACACCCCGGAGATCTATCAATGGGTAACACAGCCCTATGCCCGCTACTGGGGCATGACCGACAAATCATACAAACAGGTATTAGCAGAATACACCACTATCTGTCATAACGAACACGCTGCGGCACTGATAGGCAAGATCAATAGCAAAACAACATTCCTCTGCGAATACTATGACCCTGCACACGATCCGATCGGCAGTCACTACGACCCCGAGCCCGGTGATGTAGGTATGCATATCCTGCTGGGTCCTCCGGAACAACGCATCCCTGGCTTCTCCTGGCAGGTATTCAGCATCATCATGGACTTCCTGTTTGAAAATCCATATCACGACAGAGTAGTGGTAGAACCGGATATCCATAACGAAAAAATCCATCGTCTCAACAAACGCGCGGGCTTTACTTATGTAAAGGAGATACAGTTGCCGCACAAAACCGCTGCCCTGGCCTTCTGTACCCGATCGCAATATTTTCAGGCAAAGAAAAACAACTGA
- a CDS encoding lysine N(6)-hydroxylase/L-ornithine N(5)-oxygenase family protein, which yields MNRMIYNFAAVGVGPFNLGLACLTHSIPDLNGIFLDKRPAFNWHPGMLMQDTTLQVPFLADHVTMADPTNPFSFLNYLKEQGRIYAFYIRENFKILRNEYNQYCQWAIRKLPEVHFNTTVERIDYDENEKIYLLTCTTPTSAPVVIKARKLVLGTGTVPYVPANCKKFMHQAVHSANYLPNKHTLQSKKSITIVGSGQSAAEIYMDLLQDIDTYGYSLHWITRSPRFYPLEYSKLTLEMTSPEYVDYFHSLPQHKRDHLLQHQKHLYKGINTDLIGAIFDTIYAKKLVSDIDISLRTNADLQEISYHDNTDSFNLTFFQEEEEKHYTHHSSGLVLATGYTYQIPDFMEPVMHKIRLDDRGRYIVNRNYTIDTNDHEIFVQNAELHTHGFVTPDLGMGCYRNACIIREMLGREVYPIEKRIAFQQFAVGEESQLTHTHFQPVHQL from the coding sequence ATGAACAGAATGATCTATAACTTTGCGGCTGTTGGTGTTGGCCCCTTTAACCTCGGACTGGCGTGCCTTACCCATTCCATTCCCGACCTGAATGGAATATTTCTCGACAAAAGGCCTGCATTCAACTGGCACCCCGGTATGCTCATGCAGGACACTACGCTGCAGGTTCCTTTCCTTGCAGACCATGTTACCATGGCAGATCCTACCAACCCCTTCAGTTTTCTCAACTACCTGAAAGAACAGGGACGGATATACGCTTTTTACATCAGGGAAAATTTCAAAATACTCAGAAATGAATATAATCAGTATTGCCAATGGGCTATCCGTAAACTACCGGAAGTACATTTTAATACAACAGTAGAGAGAATTGATTATGATGAAAACGAAAAAATTTATCTACTCACCTGTACAACGCCCACCAGCGCCCCTGTGGTGATAAAAGCCAGAAAACTTGTACTGGGCACCGGCACCGTACCATATGTGCCCGCCAACTGTAAAAAATTCATGCATCAGGCTGTACATTCCGCCAATTATCTTCCCAACAAACATACACTGCAATCCAAAAAATCCATCACTATTGTGGGCAGCGGTCAGAGCGCAGCTGAAATTTATATGGACCTGCTGCAGGACATCGACACTTACGGTTACTCCCTGCACTGGATCACCCGCTCTCCGAGGTTCTACCCGCTGGAATACAGCAAACTCACCTTGGAGATGACTTCTCCCGAATATGTTGATTACTTCCACAGTCTTCCACAACACAAAAGAGATCACCTGCTGCAGCATCAGAAACATCTCTACAAAGGCATTAACACAGACCTGATCGGGGCCATCTTCGATACCATCTATGCTAAAAAACTAGTATCGGACATTGATATCTCCTTACGCACCAATGCAGACCTGCAGGAAATATCGTACCATGATAACACCGATTCATTCAACCTTACTTTTTTTCAGGAAGAAGAAGAAAAACATTATACCCATCATAGCTCTGGACTGGTACTCGCCACAGGTTATACTTACCAGATCCCTGATTTTATGGAGCCTGTCATGCATAAAATAAGGCTCGATGACCGCGGACGTTACATTGTCAACAGAAACTATACAATAGACACCAACGACCATGAAATTTTTGTTCAGAATGCCGAACTGCACACCCATGGCTTTGTAACACCCGACCTGGGAATGGGCTGCTATCGTAACGCCTGTATTATCAGGGAGATGCTGGGCCGTGAAGTATACCCCATCGAAAAACGGATTGCCTTCCAGCAGTTTGCAGTCGGAGAAGAATCCCAATTGACACATACCCATTTCCAACCCGTTCATCAGTTGTGA
- a CDS encoding response regulator transcription factor: MNSTDSTRIILADAQPVYREGIKSLLTELQNNYRVEEAGNSKELKPALLSFHPDILILDYDPVYFDADELLGTLSVIPECKVILISSQKKKTDLFKLLDSNVYCVLTKECRKIDVRQAIIGAIQGEKFFCTFALDLLLADRKSTPSIPASPPEGLSVRETEIIRQIASGKSNKEIAGIMHLSQHTIHSHRRNIMRKLQLHSAIELCNYALESGIVKRSP, from the coding sequence ATGAACAGTACAGACTCGACTCGTATTATACTGGCAGATGCTCAACCCGTTTACAGAGAAGGAATTAAAAGTTTGTTGACAGAGCTTCAAAATAACTACAGGGTAGAAGAGGCAGGTAACAGTAAAGAACTGAAGCCTGCCCTTCTTTCTTTTCACCCGGATATACTCATTCTGGATTATGATCCTGTATACTTTGATGCTGATGAACTGCTTGGCACCTTGTCTGTTATACCGGAATGCAAGGTGATCCTCATATCCAGCCAGAAGAAAAAAACGGACCTCTTCAAACTACTCGACAGTAACGTTTATTGCGTACTGACGAAAGAGTGCAGGAAGATAGATGTCCGCCAGGCCATCATCGGCGCCATTCAGGGCGAAAAGTTCTTCTGTACCTTTGCCCTCGACTTATTACTGGCAGACAGAAAAAGCACTCCTTCTATTCCTGCTTCTCCTCCGGAAGGCTTATCTGTCAGGGAAACAGAAATCATCCGCCAGATAGCCAGCGGAAAATCCAATAAAGAAATCGCCGGCATCATGCATCTGAGCCAACATACTATTCATTCGCATCGCAGAAATATCATGCGGAAACTACAACTGCACTCTGCTATTGAACTGTGCAACTATGCACTCGAATCGGGTATCGTTAAACGCTCTCCATAA